A single Saccharomyces paradoxus chromosome II, complete sequence DNA region contains:
- the MIN6 gene encoding Min6p (similar to YBL039W): protein MGFFNDNPVIEFFHRITRKPSTIAMWVFAGLICSSTFYLMFMSSPTIDFNSKSKRKDDK, encoded by the coding sequence atgGGATTTTTCAACGATAATCCGGTGATTGAATTCTTTCACAGAATAACGAGAAAACCCAGTACCATTGCGATGTGGGTGTTTGCTGGCCTGATTTGCTCAAGTACATTTTATTTAATGTTCATGTCATCACCCACAATTGACTTCAACTCAAAGAGTAAGAGAAAAGATGATAAATAA
- the URA7 gene encoding CTP synthase URA7 (Major CTP synthase isozyme (see also URA8)~similar to YBL039C) has translation MKYVVVSGGVISGIGKGVLASSTGMLMKTLGLKVTSIKIDPYMNIDAGTMSPLEHGECFVLDDGGETDLDLGNYERYLGVTLTKDHNITTGKIYSHVIAKERKGDYLGKTVQIVPHLTNAIQDWIERVAKIPVDDTGMEPDVCIIELGGTVGDIESAPFVEALRQFQFKVGKENFALIHVSLVPVIHGEQKTKPTQAAIKGLRSLGLIPDMIACRCSETLDKPTIDKIAMFCHVGPEQVVNVHDVNSTYHVPLLLLEQKMIDYLHARLKLDEISLTEEEKQRGLELLSKWKATTGNFDESMETVKIALVGKYTNLKDSYLSVIKALEHSSMKCRRKLDIKWVEATDLEPETQESNKTKFHEAWNMVSTADGILIPGGFGVRGTEGMILAARWARENHIPFLGVCLGLQIATIEFTRSVLGRKDSHSAEFYPDIDEKNHVVVFMPEIDKETMGGSMRLGLRPTYFQSETEWSQIKKLYGDASEVHERHRHRYEINPKIVNELEDNGLIFVGKDDTGKRCEILELKNHPYYIATQYHPEYTSKVLDPSKPFLGLVAASAGILQDVIDGKYDLEAGENKFNF, from the coding sequence atgaagtaCGTTGTTGTTTCAGGTGGTGTCATTTCAGGTATTGGTAAAGGTGTTCTTGCATCTTCAACTGGTATGCTAATGAAAACCCTTGGTTTAAAGGTTACCTCAATTAAAATTGACCCTTATATGAACATTGACGCGGGTACTATGTCACCTCTGGAACATGGTGAATGTTTCGTGCTTGACGATGGTGGTGAGACAGATTTAGATTTGGGTAATTACGAGAGATACCTTGGTGTTACCTTGACTAAAGACCATAACATTACTACTGGTAAGATATACTCACATGTTATTGCtaaggaaagaaaaggtGACTATTTAGGCAAGACCGTGCAAATTGTCCCTCATTTGACTAACGCTATTCAAGATTGGATTGAGCGCGTTGCCAAAATTCCTGTAGATGACACTGGAATGGAACCAGACGTTTGTATCATTGAACTGGGTGGTACTGTCGGTGATATCGAAAGTGCTCCTTTTGTGGAAGCGCTAAGACAATTCCAATTTAAAGTTGGGAAGGAAAATTTTGCCCTGATTCACGTTTCTCTAGTGCCTGTCATTCATGGTGAACAAAAAACTAAGCCAACTCAAGCTGCCATCAAAGGTTTGAGGTCTCTTGGTTTAATTCCAGATATGATCGCCTGTAGATGTAGTGAAACTTTGGACAAACCAACAATAGATAAGATTGCCATGTTTTGTCATGTTGGACCTGAACAAGTGGTCAACGTCCATGATGTTAACTCTACTTATCACGTCCCATTGTTGCTGCTAGAACAAAAAATGATTGACTACTTACACGCTAGATTAAAGTTAGATGAAATATCGCTCactgaagaggaaaaacAAAGGGGTTTGGAATTATTGTCTAAATGGAAGGCTACAACAGGTAACTTTGATGAATCCATGGAAACAGTTAAGATTGCTTTGGTTGGGAAATACACCAACTTAAAAGATTCTTACCTGTCGGTGATAAAAGCATTGGAACATTCATCCATGAAGTGTCGTCGTAAATTGGATATTAAATGGGTGGAAGCTACCGATTTGGAACCTGAAACACAAGAAAGCAACAAAACTAAATTTCATGAAGCATGGAACATGGTCAGTACCGCGGACGGTATTTTGATTCCCGGTGGCTTTGGTGTTAGAGGTACGGAAGGTATGATTTTAGCTGCTAGATGGGCTCGTGAAAATCACATCCCATTCTTAGGAGTTTGTTTGGGTCTGCAAATTGCCACCATCGAATTTACACGGAGTGTgcttggaagaaaagacaGTCACTCAGCAGAATTTTATCCAGacattgatgaaaagaatcACGTCGTCGTCTTCATGCCTGAAATCGACAAGGAAACTATGGGTGGTTCGATGAGACTAGGTTTGCGACCAACATATTTTCAAAGCGAGACTGAATGGAGtcaaattaaaaaattatacgGTGATGCTTCCGAAGTCCACGAAAGACATCGTCATCGTTACGAAATTAACCCAAAAATAGTAAACGAATTGGAAGACAATGGGTTGATCTTCGTGGGTAAGGATGACACTGGCAAGCGTTGTGAGATTTTGGAATTGAAGAATCATCCATATTATATTGCTACTCAGTATCACCCAGAGTACACATCGAAGGTTTTGGATCCATCCAAACCATTTTTGGGTTTAGTTGCTGCTTCCGCTGGTATTCTTCAAGATGTCATTGACGGTAAATACGATCTCGAGGCCGGCGAAAATAAATTCAACTTttaa
- the MRPL16 gene encoding mitochondrial 54S ribosomal protein uL16m (Mitochondrial ribosomal protein of the large subunit~similar to YBL038W): MFPFLTRMNSSIRMGGLILESSPNTFSRNINPIAKRFKHEYAPRFKIVQKKQKGRVPVRTGGSIKGSTLQFGKYGLRLKSEGIRISAQQLKEADNAIMRYVRPLTNGHLWRRLCTNVAVCIKGNETRMGKGKGGFDHWMVRVPTGKILFEINGDDLHEKVAREAFRKAGTKLPGVYEFVSLDSLVRVGLHSFKNPKDDPVKNFYDESAKKPSKKYLNVLKSQEPQYKLFRGR; this comes from the coding sequence ATGTTCCCCTTTTTAACAAGAATGAATTCATCTATAAGGATGGGAGGATTGATTCTTGAGAGTTCTCCCAACACTTTTTCAAGGAACATTAACCCTATCGCTAAGAGATTTAAACATGAATATGCACCACGGTTTAAGATCGTacaaaagaagcaaaaagGTAGAGTGCCCGTTCGTACAGGTGGTTCAATCAAGGGATCCACTTTGCAATTTGGGAAGTATGGGTTACGACTGAAAAGCGAGGGTATTAGGATATCTGCGCAACAGCTAAAAGAAGCAGATAACGCTATTATGAGATATGTCAGGCCTTTAACCAATGGTCATTTATGGAGACGTTTGTGTACAAACGTTGCTGTATGTATCAAGGGTAACGAAACAAGAATGGGTAAGGGTAAAGGTGGGTTTGACCACTGGATGGTGAGAGTACCCACAGGGAAGatcctttttgaaataaatgGTGATGATTTGCATGAAAAAGTCGCACGTGAAGCCTTTAGAAAAGCTGGCACCAAATTGCCTGGGGTATATGAATTTGTATCCTTGGATTCTCTGGTCAGAGTTGGGTTGCatagtttcaaaaatcctAAAGACGACCCTGTGAAGAATTTCTACGATGAAAGCGCAAAGAAACCGTCTAAGAAGTATTTGAATGTTTTAAAGTCTCAAGAACCACAGTATAAACTTTTCAGGGGTCGTTGA